The Rattus norvegicus strain BN/NHsdMcwi chromosome 2, GRCr8, whole genome shotgun sequence nucleotide sequence accTAGGAAatgcttataaaagaaaacattcagttGGGGAAGTGTTTGCAAAGCATTCGGTTGGCAGCTTTCGAGGATTAGCCCATTATCctagtgggagcatggcagcctgTATGGTGCTAGCCCAGTTGGAGCGCTACATCCTGATCTATCAGCAGAGAGAGAAGCTAGGCCTGGTGGGGCTTTAGaagcctcaaagtccaccccattgacatacttcctcccacaaggaATACTCCAAAGCCTACTCTAATGGAGCTGTAagttcttctaatcctttcacaCAGTTCTGCTCtgtggtgactaagcattcaaatatatgagcctagggggccattcttattcaaccaCCATATCTCCTTTCCCAAAGTCAGCTCTGACAAGCTAGATGAGGAAAATAGAGTTGggaagagagaatcagagagacagagagacagagacacacagagatacacagacactcaGGGGATTAAAATATATCTTAGGGTCTTAGCATCAAATATACACAGGGTCTTCTGAACAGGACTCTAAAATGCTGAAATTTTTTGAATCTTAGAATATTTTGTCTGGTAGATTTACAGGggagcagaaaataaataaaagggttggagagatggctcagtggttaagagcactgactgatcttccagaggtcctgagttcaattcccggcaaccacacggtggctcacaaccatctgtaatggaatctgatgccctcttctggtgtgtctgaagacaagagACACTGTGCtcgcatacataaataaataaatattaaaaaaagaaaataaataaaaaacagtgtGTCCTTGATTACGTCTTGTTACATAAGAACAAAGGGAAACTGCTAGACGCTGGAGGTCCCATCTTACTCCTACAGGATGACTAGTCCCTCCTGAGGGACTCACCTTCCCCAGGGAGGGTAGCACTAGAGGAGTCATGGAGAAGCTGACTTCTGAAGGTGGGGTGGAAGACCTGGTGAGGAGCTGGGGACACTGGCTGTAAGTGCTAACCAAGCATTGTCAACTTTTCTCTCTAGGTGAAGCTGAACTCGCAGAAATCCCAGAAGGCTACATCCCAGAACACTGGGAGTATTACAAGGTTCACACAGCTTATTAAAACTTTTATTGGGTATCTTGTTAATGTTGTGGTAAATGTCTTAATTAGGCAATTATGATATACTTTTTATAGTCAGTTTTTCACATCAAGTAGATGATACATTTTTGAAACTTAATTTTAATTCccttttagatgtatttatttatatgattgAATGTTTTGCTTAAATGTATGAATgtgttgggggatttagctcagtggtagagcgcttgcctagcaagcgaaaggccctgggttcggttcccagctctgaaaaacagaaaagaaaaaaaaatgtatgaatgTGCTCCATGTGTGCTTAGTACTCCACATGTGTGCTCAGCACTCCACATGTGTGCTCGGTACTCCACATGTGTGTTCAGTACTCCACATGTGTGCTCGGTACTCCACATGTGTGCTCGGCACTCCACATGTGTGCTCGGAGACCAGaagggggtgtcagatcccccggTACTGGAATTACCCATAGTtctgagccactatgtgggtgctggaatcggATCATTGCAAGAGCATTGAGTGATCtaaactgctgagctgtctttatagcccatggtatttttttttttaattaacttgagtatttcttatatacatttcgagtgttattccctttccaggtttctgggcaaacatccccctcccccctccccttctttatgggtgttcccctccccatcctccccccattgccgccctccccccaacaatctagttcactgggggttcagtcttagcaggacccaggacttccccttccactggtgctcttactaggatattcactgctacctatgaggtcagagtccagggtcagtccatagtctttaggtagtggcttagtccctggaagctctggttgcttggcattgttgtacatatggggtcttgagccccttcaagctcttccagttctttctctgattccttcaatgggggtccttttctcagttcagtggtttgctgctggcattcgcctctgcgtttgctgtattctggctgtgtctctcaggagcgatctacatccggctcctgtcggcctgcacttctttgcttcatccatcttgtctaattggatggctgtatatgtatgggccacatgtggggcaggctctgaatgggtgttccttctgtgtctgttttaatctttgcctctctcttccctgccaagggtattcttgttccccttttaaagaaggagtgaagcattcacattttgatcatccgtcttgagtttcatttgttctaggcatctagggtaattcaagcatttgggctaatagccacttatcaatgagtgcataccatgtgtgtttttctgtgattgggttacctcactcaggatgatattttccagtcccaaccatttgcctacgaatttcataaagtcattgtttttgatagctgagtaatattccattgtgtagatgtaccacattttctgaatccattcctctgttgaagggcatcttggttctttccagcttctggctattataaataaggctgcgatgaacatagtggagcacgtgtcttttttatatgttggggcatcttttgggtatatgcccaagagaggtatagctgggtcctcaggtagtatgatgtccaattttctgaggaacctccagactgatttccagaatggttgtaccagtctgcaatcccaccaacaatggaggagtgttcctctttctccgcatcctcgccagcatctgctgtcacctgagtttttgatcttagccattctcactggtgtgaggtgaaatctcagggttgttttgatttgcatttcccttatgactaaagatgttgaacatttctttaggtgtttctcagccattcggcattcctcagctgtgaattctttgtttaactctgaaccccattttttttgttaattttctcatttattatttcattttatgattttagacatatgtatgtaggtgctggaaattgaactctggtcctctgaaagaattgcatgttcttttttttttttttttttttttttattaacttgagtatttcttatatacatttcgagtgttattccctttcccggtttccgggcaaacatccccctcccccctccccttccttatgggtgttcccctcccaaccctccccccattgccgccctccccccatagactagttcactggggctgaaccccattttttaatagggttatttgtctccctgcggtctaacttcttggccCATGGTATTTTTAATAAGTTACGATTCATGGtacttttctcattaaaaaaaagttgttttataGGTTAAATTAAATAAGCATAAGTATAATTTCTGCAGCCTGGTAGAAAGATCTTTGCATTTGGATGAGTAGAATTTGCTTTGTCTCCCACCTTGCTCTTGAGCTGCCGTTTAGGTGCTTATCTCAAAAGTGTGAGTGAGCCCAGTGGTCAGAGTGACTTAAAGCACATCAAAGTTGTTGGCATGTAATGTTTTAGTTATCTCAGACAGAGGTCAAGCAGAAATGTGAAGAATCCTTCAGAGGGTAACTGATTTGAAACAACTTTCCTCTCAGCATCCAATATCACGATGGATTGCCCGGACTTTCTACGATGGACCTGAAAAGAACTATGAAAAGACCCTGGCTATCCTCCAGATCGAGTCTGAAAAGGCCGACTTACGGTAGGGAGTGGGGCTGGAAGAATAGCGCAGGTTCAGAGCCTGGATGTCTGTGCGAAGGAGGACACTgttatccctctccctctccctctccctctccccctttctctctctctcaaatggcTCTGGGTATATGTGTccgtctgtgtatgtgtctgccttGTGGGTGTAGCCCATGGAGGTCAAAGGGGCATCAGGCCTTTGAAGCTGGAGTGAGCCACCAGACACGAATGCAGCAAGTAcatttaactgctgaaccatctctccagccctggaaagaAATTCTTAAACGAGCTACTGTGTGCACACAGCAGCCCACTCCACACCCTGCCTGATTTTCTTCCATCCCACATCATTAGAGACTACCCTGTATAACAACTAGAAACCATCGGTAACCTGTGGACCTGTTTCTAGAGAAAATGTTTTTAGTATTAAGTTCCGTGAGTGCAGATACAGCCCTCTTACGAACCTTGCTTAGCCTGTGCCTTTAGTTAATGCTCTTCCTGAGAAGAACATGCCTTGAGTACTGTGTTTCTCTCAGCCATGGTGTGTTATtagttttgggtttttatttctgtgtttgtttggttttgattttttttttttggtatgcaggtgtgtgtgtgtgtgtgtgtgtgtgtgtgtgtgtgtgtgtgtgtgtgtgtgtgtgtctgtatgtgtctctgtgtacataGACACCTATGGAAGCCAGAGAATCATCTCAGGTATTGTTCCTCAGTCTCTATTCacctgtttagttttgttttttaaattttgaggcCGGGTCTCTTACTGACCTGGAGCTTGTCAAGTAACTGGGCTGCTGCTGGTTAGCAAGCTCCAGGATTGGTTTCTACCTCCTCAGCATTCATGTGGGCCCAGAGGGTTTTACGTGGGTTTGGGCAGAACTCAGATCCTTGCAAGTCCAGCATTTTACTGACTGCCATCCCTTAGCCTTGGTTGTTGGAGTTCTTGGCTGTATCTTGttggttattgttattgttggttttaatttaattttttaatttctataagAGCTTTCTACCTGAGTACTATTATTTACATCatttctgcctcccttcctctccccacttCAATTCTTCCCTGTTCCCCTCTCTCAACTTTATGAACTCTTTAATTATGACATTTACACATTTTGTGTAGTTATATTTAAGAGTAAGAAGCATGTAGCCCTTTCTGAagagatgaataaataaactttaaatcaCAGCTACAAAGGTCTAGTCTCACAAGTAAGGTTGGAAAGCTGGCTAATGCTTAGGAAGTGAATTATGTAGTTGTATACTACTGGTCATACAGACTAATACATGTGGTTTGGGAAGCCAGGGGTTTCGTGGAGAAGGGTTGGCCTTGCCTGTGGAACTGTGAAGGTGTTTTTGTGCTGTAGAGATCACTCAGAGTAGAGACGTATGATGTCAGCTGCATGGGGCTCTGGGttgatgggtttttgtttttgtctttttttttggttctgatttttctcttctgtttttaacAACTGAACATCTAGTGTGGGCTATTGAGTGTGATGCTGGTGAGGAGACTCCACCTCCTGTGGATAAATTCTTCCTAACAGTGACAGTAGCAGTATGGGCAGACAGTATCACCTCGCAGTACGGGACCTCACATAGCCCATTGGTAGGCATTCTGTGGCCAACTGTATTAACATTGAAAGGGTGGGGTGACAGAGCAGGCTTGTCACAAAGCCAAGGAGCAGGGCCTGTGGAGACAATGTAAGTGTTGCTTTGACTACATAAGCAAGATGATAAAAGTCACCATTCCCAAGTTGGCTTGTATGTAGAGCAGATGTCTGCCTCCATGTGCCTGGCTGTGCCAGGCTATCATGTATACAGTGATTAACTCTGTCTTTGGGATTGTGGCACTGTTTTctctttcattaatttttttagtgTATGGATTAATGGCTTTCCTGATGACATCTTCATAAAGATATATTTTACTCATTTTTACCTCCCTTTATCTTTTCttatccttttcctccttcctgctgttctcttcctgttctcctttcTCCTATTGGGCCCTTTGTGCCCCCAGTAGTTCTCCACTGGGGTcctgtgtatatctgtatgtgtcaGTATGTGTGGGATCTGGATTCCACATAGGAGAGGACACAATACCCTCCAGCTTCATGCGTTTTTCTGCGTATGGCATGATTTCATTCTTTGTGACTGAATGGCATTCCATGTGTACATGTGCCACATGTTCTTTATCCATTCAACTGTTGATGGACTGCTAGGCTGCTTCCATTTCTTGGCTATTATGCACAGGCACGGGCAGTCAGCTACGTGTCTAGTGTATTAGACCGGTGAGCAGTGAGGCTGTCAGCTGTGAAGGCATCTCTGTCCTGTGGTGGTTCTGTTCTGTTATCTGAAGAGCCTGTGTGCTGACTGCTGTAGTGGCTGCCCCTGCTCGTGTGTCCATATTTCCACAGTTATTGTTCCCTTTGTCACAGGTTAAAGGAGCTGGAGGTTCGAAGACTGATGCGTGCCCGGGGTGATGGACCTTGGTATCAATATCCAACCCCTGAAAAGGAGTTCATTGATTATTCTCCAAAATCAACTCCTGACAACTGATGATTCGTCTGTTCCTCTAGTGGGAAGAAAGGAATAAATACTCTGTATTTTCACTCGGATGCACACAAGCTTCTGTGGCTGTTTCTTCATGTGGTTCAGGTGATGCGTTTGTTCTCTTGGTCCTTTCAGCTTCATCTGTTGCGGTTTACAGGGCAATAATAAAAGCTAGAGGCCTGGGAACTTGTGATTTCCTAAAGTGACACTGTTGATAACCTTCGTCTGGCAGGGAGACGGTGCAGAGGTCCTGTGAGTGAGTATTCAGGAACTGTGATCTTTGCCATTGCAGGTGGGGTTACTTGGGACTACTTGGAATTTTAACTTCACAAGAAATACTGAACTAACCATATAAAATTATCAGCACTAGAATAAATAAACTAGTAGACTAGTCTTTAGTAAACGAGTCTTAGAGTTTATCCTGTAgcgttttgctttatttttgggGGGTGCATGCTATTATTCTTTAAAACCACAAACAGACAAACACTTGAGGCACAGTAGCTGGACCTCCTTAGAGTACTGTTTTGTAAACACTGACGGGGCTTCCTTCCTAAGCTGGCTGCTTCCTTACTGGTGTTAGtgtttgaacccagggcttcagttGACTAAATACACATCTGCACTCCAGCTGTGCTTTTACTTTTGGATCCTTTTACAATGCCGGAGTAGGCTGAGGATTTGGGACAAATGGCAGCGTGCTGCACAGCAGCCCTGGGCTGGGGCTCCAGGACTGCATGAGGTGTGGGTTAAACCTAACTGGTGCCTGCTGTCTATCAAGCCCTTACTGTCATGAGCCAAACATGGCTCCTCCACAGCCTTTCCAGCATCACCATCTCATATGACATCCCCTTGCTGTCCTTTAGAGATGGTTGGAGACTTTAGATGTGTTCAGTGTTCACAGAAAGTTCTCATGTCCAGTATCTGCTATTTCTCAACTCAGGACAGCCTTTCTTTGCATCTGTTCTTCATTCCTCATAACGGTGCAGCGAACTCAGGTTGTGTAGATTGAAGCTCATGGTTCTCTGTGAGGAATAGGCATGACTGCCAGGGTTCAGCAAGTTCAAAACCTGGAAATCTCAAAACTCGAGACTGGCAGGAGTGAAACCAGTTCCCTCCCATTTCCATACATGCCTTGGAGCATGCAGCCCAGAGACCCCCAACCAGGTGGTCGCAAGTAGTCCGTCATAGTCTTCCCAATGCAAATAGAGCATCAGCCAATAGAATTCCCCCAATCCCAAGGCTCATGTAGTCCTGTCCACATGGAATAAAGCACACAAGTCATTTCACCAAGGATGGTCTGAGACTGGCTAGTTTTGCTGAGCTGTAGCATTGGAGCGGAGTGCTGCCCTGACATCTCTGCCACAGCAGCTGCAGGGTCCAGGACCCTGGGTACCCTCTGCACCGGCCGCAGGAGCCCCTTTAtgctttttctttcctattcCTCACCAGTCTGCAGTTCCATGGACCCTATTTGTCCCTGATTCCGCTTCACTCTCCTCTCGACTTGGTGACTGACGCCCTGGAGAGAAGAGGTTGACTGCAGACCCCACCCATTCCAGATGCCACCTTTCTGAGCTGGTGTCCCGGTGGCATCCAGTCACTGTGAGGAGAGGCAGAACCCAGTACCAGTTTTCCAAATATTGTCCTTGGCCAAATAGGAAGGTGTCTGTCCTTGCCTAAAGGAACAGAAGAAGTGAAAGGCCACAGGCCCACTTGTCAGGCTGCCTGCACCTGACCTCCGCTAAGGTCTTCTGGAGAGCTTGTAGCTCCTTGTTTTCTCAGAAGGGATTGGTCACACCTCACTGCCCCAAAGTTTTGTCCTGAAGCTTCCTTCCCTGTGCAGTCTAACAATTCTGCCTACAGACTGAGAGAAGGACATAGGTGTCTGTGCCCTGCTTATGTGAACCATTTTGTAGGAGAAATAGGAAAGAAGGAGCAGGTCATGGGTGTGCTGGATCTGTAGATACCATTCTCTTCTGTggactgtggttttgtttttgtctctcatCCTGACTatagtttcctctccctctgctccaCTCAGCTCGCCACTACACTGCTCAGTTTCCCTTTGCCATTTTACTAGTACGAGGAACATACCATTCCTTTTGTTCTACTAATATGAAGAAAACTTAGCACAGAAAGAACACAATCCTATTAGaaatacctgttaaatctatTGTGTAACAGATAAGAACTTACAGTATTATAACTCTTTACAACattgctatacacacacacaccattatccTCACTTAAAATTAAGATAATAGGCTTTGAAATGTTGAATAAGTCACATTAGGTTACATCTGATGAAAGGCGTGTCCTTTGGAGGGGACTGTTTTGGGGCGGGGGTGGGAAGCACTGCAGAGCAGACCAAGGCTTCGTGTGTGCAGCACGCTGCTGTCTTTCCAAATCCTCAGGCCTACACCCGCATTCTAAAAGGATCCAAAAGTCAAAACACACCTGGAGAGTACAGATGTGGCTCTGAGCTAAGTGTGTATTTAGTCAACTGAAGGCCTGGGTTCAAACACTAACACCAGTAAGGAAGCAGCCAGCTTAGGAAGGAAGCCCCTTGTCTGTACCTGGGGCATGCCTGTTTTGTAAGACCTTCTCCTTTGGATGGACAAACGTTCAGTGAGGTAGGTCCTGTTATGCCATAACTAACCACTGGCATGCATCTGTAATGGGCTGGATGgagtgtctgtaatcccagcacggaCCAAGAGGCAGAGCCAAGAGGATCCTGCTGgcacactggccagccagtctacttGTAGCTAGGCatcaagctccaggttcagtgatagACTGAAAAATAAGATGTAGTGAAAACCCTACATCCAGTTCCCAGCTCTGCAAAAACAAGATGATAgattagacagacagactgagcaCTCCCAGGTTTGTGGTGGAAGAAAACAAAGTGCacattgtcttctgatctccatatgtATGCTGTGACttgtattttacacacacacacacacacacacacacagagacagagacacacagagacagaggcagagacttTAAAATTAGGCTTATATCAGGAACAGCACAGacaaaccccatctcaaaaaaaaagggggagggattggggtcGGGATAGTGAGGGAGCTGATCAAAAGTGGAGAACATATTTTGAACTGGCAAATTTCATAATGGGGTTAAATCTATGAGAAAAAGATAATCAAGGGAGTGACTATCACCCATAAAGGAAGCTCAAACACTCTGCAGCCACTTAAGTAACCTTTGTTCATGGGGCCTGCTGTGCAATGGCTGCAGGCCTTTGCACTCTTGGTGATGCACACAGCCTATGGCTTCATGAGTTTGTCCCTAGGAACCTTAGATTTTCAGAGGATAGTAATGCTTACTGGGAGCTCTCCTGCCTGGAACATGACGTCTAGCCTGATAGCCAGATGCTAAGTGAGACACCCACTGAATAAGAAGACAACATTTActccttcagagagacagactctACCGGCAGACTGTTCATAGGTTTGGAGCTGACAGTCACTGGTGAGTTGAGCTCTTGTCTGCAGTCTTCCTTCATTATTACATACTGACTGTCTCCCTTAAGACGTGCCGGgtcagcatgcatgcatgtgatggGTGTCTGGCTTCCCTTTTCCAGATGAAGTTCTCACTGGTCCCTACCATCAACTCTTCCACTCTCAGCAGCTCATCACAAGCAAGAAGGTGCTGCCAGTAGCTATGATGATGTACACTACATCATCATAGGGAGGTCATTGGTCTTGTCCTGGACCAAGCTAGAATGCTATATACTGATATGTATTTAAATGGGGGATATGCTTAATGGAGTCATCAATTGTTAGTATTCTTCAGTGGCAGCCAAATGTCTTTCAGGCTGCTCACTCAGCTGACTGGACTTCTATGTTGATACTAGATACCCCCTAGGTTAGATATGGGTCATGGTTTAGCACAGTCTTAAATAGTACTAAATAAAAAAGCATATCCTAgcattatattttattcttccaTACAGGTTTACAGTCTTTAGAGCATCTTGATTTGGGGGAGTGTTGGTAGAAGAAATGCTTCTGGCTTCACATCCCTCTGGTGAAATGTCTCTCAGTCTTCTAttactgtggagagacaccatgatcaggcaacttttataaactaaaacatttgattggggatcatttacagtttgagaggtttaatccattatcggCATGGTgagagaagcatggcagcattcaggctgatggtgctggagaaggagctgagagttctacatcaggatCCAAATGCAGCAGAGAGAGAAGCACTGGGTCTGACTCGGGGCCCTTgcaacctcaaaacccacccctagtgacatactttctctaaCGGCCATACCTGTTCCAGAAGGTAGTGCCCCTTTCTAAACACTCAAATTTACAAGCCTGTGAGAGGccttcttattcaaaccaccacattgtgCTTTCTGAGTAAAGGTTCAGAATTGAAAACCCAACCTATACTATCCTTAACTCTGAGAGAGGCATAAAGAGCACCAAATagacaggaccagaaaagaaactctctataactggtggtttaaatatgcttggcccaaggagtagcactatttggaagtgtggctttgttggaggaagtgtgtcaatatgggtatgggctttaagatccttgtcctagctgcttggaagtcagtcttctggaTATCTTGGATaaagatatagaattctcagcttcttctacaccatgtctgtctgaatgctgctg carries:
- the Ndufb5 gene encoding NADH dehydrogenase [ubiquinone] 1 beta subcomplex subunit 5, mitochondrial, whose product is MAAMSLLQRASVAALTALSGRRAGTRLGVGSFLTRSFPKTVAPVRHSGDHGKRLFVIKPSLYYDARFLRLMKFYLLLTGIPVIIGITLVNIFIGEAELAEIPEGYIPEHWEYYKHPISRWIARTFYDGPEKNYEKTLAILQIESEKADLRLKELEVRRLMRARGDGPWYQYPTPEKEFIDYSPKSTPDN